The Shewanella sp. KX20019 genome window below encodes:
- a CDS encoding MlaC/ttg2D family ABC transporter substrate-binding protein — protein MFNRFYRVFMLATVALISFSAHAVDASNSTDIEIDRTNPYTMVEAVSQKTFARFKQDKQLIKDNPDHLKVIVTEELMPYVDYKYASYKVLGQYLRDTSKDERTRFVDAFRGYLISTYAQAFTEYTDQTVQFSPEENFSDEKMVRVNVRIIEKGRPEIKLQFRARRLKDDTWKAFDLVAEGVSLLSSKQSEITNLVRQKGIEPVIEMLIERTATHIDLNANEQAN, from the coding sequence ATGTTTAACAGATTTTATCGTGTTTTTATGCTGGCTACAGTGGCTTTAATAAGCTTCAGTGCGCATGCAGTTGATGCCAGTAATAGCACTGATATAGAGATAGATAGAACCAATCCTTATACAATGGTGGAAGCGGTATCTCAAAAAACGTTTGCGCGCTTTAAGCAAGACAAGCAGCTGATTAAAGATAACCCTGACCATTTGAAAGTTATTGTTACTGAAGAGTTGATGCCGTATGTCGATTACAAATATGCATCATATAAAGTTTTGGGGCAGTACTTACGTGATACCAGCAAAGATGAGCGTACTCGCTTTGTTGATGCTTTTCGAGGTTATTTAATCTCAACATACGCTCAAGCGTTCACTGAATATACTGATCAAACGGTGCAATTCAGCCCTGAAGAAAATTTTTCCGATGAGAAGATGGTCAGGGTTAATGTTAGGATCATCGAAAAAGGGCGCCCTGAAATCAAGTTACAGTTTAGAGCTAGACGTTTAAAAGATGATACCTGGAAAGCATTTGATTTGGTTGCTGAGGGGGTTAGCTTATTATCCTCAAAGCAATCTGAGATAACTAACTTGGTGCGCCAGAAAGGCATTGAACCGGTGATAGAGATGTTAATTGAGCGCACTGCGACTCATATCGATTTAAATGCCAATGAGCAGGCCAATTAA